In the Streptomyces formicae genome, one interval contains:
- a CDS encoding endonuclease/exonuclease/phosphatase family protein, whose protein sequence is MTGSERGQTAFPADTVMVGEYANPADPVDPVGPVDSLDSVAPAREGVRRRETGSGTWRVRLRRALRATSRPGPWKRGPVLAALALLLGLLMLAHASITDRGGLGSLVETFLPWSALFVPVLFAGALWRRSASATLALLLPVTVWLNLFGGLLVDKSHAGGDLTVVSHNVDADNPDPTGTARDLIASTADVLALEEITPQAKPRYEKALAKTYPYHAVRGTVGLWSKLPLSDTEPVDIKQDAGPMGEAKSAEATLPYTRALRTTVATEHGPLAVYVAHLGSVRVVPGVGFATDDRDRHAKALAEAVAAEPNERVVVLGDLNGTMDDRAFADLTAHLDSAQETAGDGFGFTWPSNFPVARIDQILVRGVAPASSWVLPATDSDHLPVAAGLTW, encoded by the coding sequence GTGACCGGCAGCGAACGAGGACAGACGGCTTTTCCGGCGGACACGGTGATGGTGGGGGAGTACGCGAACCCGGCGGATCCGGTCGACCCGGTGGGGCCGGTGGACTCACTGGACTCGGTGGCGCCCGCGCGCGAGGGCGTACGCCGCCGTGAGACCGGCTCCGGGACCTGGCGCGTACGGCTGCGCCGGGCGCTGCGCGCGACCTCCCGGCCCGGCCCCTGGAAGCGCGGCCCGGTGCTCGCGGCACTGGCGCTGCTCCTCGGCCTGCTCATGCTGGCGCACGCGTCGATCACGGACCGCGGGGGTCTGGGCAGCCTGGTGGAGACGTTCCTGCCGTGGTCCGCCCTGTTCGTTCCCGTGCTGTTCGCCGGGGCGCTGTGGCGCCGCTCCGCCTCCGCGACGCTCGCGCTCCTGCTCCCGGTCACGGTGTGGCTGAACCTCTTCGGCGGGCTGCTCGTCGACAAGTCCCACGCGGGCGGCGACCTGACGGTGGTCAGCCACAACGTCGACGCCGACAACCCCGACCCGACCGGCACCGCCCGCGACCTGATCGCCTCCACGGCGGACGTGCTGGCCCTGGAGGAGATCACCCCGCAGGCGAAGCCGCGGTACGAGAAGGCGCTGGCGAAGACGTATCCGTACCACGCGGTCCGGGGCACGGTCGGGCTGTGGAGCAAGCTGCCCCTGTCGGACACGGAGCCGGTCGACATCAAGCAGGACGCCGGACCCATGGGAGAGGCCAAATCGGCCGAAGCCACACTGCCCTACACCCGTGCGCTGCGCACGACGGTGGCCACGGAGCACGGTCCGCTGGCGGTGTACGTGGCCCACCTGGGGTCCGTACGCGTGGTTCCCGGCGTGGGCTTCGCGACGGACGACCGGGACCGCCACGCGAAGGCGCTCGCCGAGGCCGTCGCCGCCGAGCCGAACGAGCGGGTGGTGGTGCTCGGCGACCTCAACGGCACCATGGACGACCGCGCGTTCGCCGATCTCACGGCCCACCTGGACTCGGCCCAGGAGACGGCAGGGGACGGCTTCGGCTTCACCTGGCCGTCGAACTTCCCAGTGGCCCGGATCGACCAGATCCTGGTCCGCGGTGTGGCACCGGCGAGTTCGTGGGTGCTCCCGGCCACCGACAGCGACCATCTGCCGGTGGCGGCCGGACTCACGTGGTGA
- a CDS encoding M15 family metallopeptidase: MNRTAPSADSTTRRIRWLAVFGLIAAVAVLAGAFGLRLPTSSSTSGAPPSSARSPGASAPAGAREPSRGELGAADGVVPDGVTVFDDTVPAVSRLDPELLRALRRAATSAADDGAEFHVNSGWRSPKYQEQLFRQAVAKYGSEDEAARWVATTATSPHVAGDAADIGESDAADWLSEHGADYGLCQIYRNEPWHYELRADAADHGCPRMYADPTQDPRMQK, encoded by the coding sequence ATGAATCGAACCGCACCGTCAGCAGACTCGACGACCCGCCGGATCCGGTGGCTCGCGGTGTTCGGCCTGATAGCCGCCGTCGCTGTGCTCGCCGGGGCCTTCGGCCTTCGGCTGCCGACGTCCTCGTCCACTTCCGGAGCCCCGCCCTCCTCGGCCCGATCGCCCGGAGCGTCCGCACCGGCCGGGGCACGCGAGCCGTCTCGCGGGGAGCTCGGCGCGGCCGACGGTGTCGTACCCGACGGCGTGACGGTCTTCGACGACACGGTTCCCGCGGTGTCCCGCCTCGATCCGGAGCTGCTCCGGGCTCTGCGCCGGGCCGCGACATCCGCCGCGGACGACGGCGCCGAATTCCACGTCAACAGCGGCTGGCGTTCCCCCAAGTACCAGGAACAACTCTTCCGCCAGGCCGTCGCCAAGTACGGATCCGAGGACGAGGCCGCCCGCTGGGTGGCCACCACGGCGACGTCGCCCCACGTCGCGGGGGACGCGGCCGACATCGGGGAGTCCGACGCGGCCGACTGGCTGTCCGAGCACGGTGCCGATTACGGGCTGTGTCAGATCTACCGGAACGAACCCTGGCACTACGAACTGCGCGCTGACGCGGCCGACCACGGCTGCCCGCGCATGTATGCCGACCCCACCCAGGACCCGAGGATGCAGAAGTGA
- a CDS encoding BCCT family transporter, producing the protein MPSSPARTVVPTDGEPAADEDEGGHTAPAAAPGGRGRGRTDLPVLAVSGGLLTAFVLSALIAPTATGDAVNAAFTFVARWFGPLWQVLLLATFGVALWLGFSRYGKVRLGGAGARPEYGRFQWIAMIMSTLLAGGGVFFAAGEPVQHYVNTPPFYDGVKGGTQEAANAALSQSFAHWGFLAWAVLGTLASVVMIRGQERGMPLRPRTLLYPFLGERIRHSRLGAAVDVVCVIAVVAGTVGPIGFLGLQVSYGLSEVFGISGGYPVQLGVIVLLTVVAVLSVASGVDRGIQFFSKANIWLAVALMAVFLVLGSLGFVLDSFLGGVGQYARDFVPLSLNRGDHAWLGSWTVFFFGWFLGYGPLMSIFVARISKGRTLRDLVVSTAIIPPLATMFWFTVFGGTGIFLEQRTPGSISGPLKSVGMDAAVISMAQRLPMGAVVAVALLLLTITFVVTTTDSMSYSIAAAGTTSGEPTRAVRAFWALLMGTAAAVLILVGDGGITALQSFIVITAVPVGFIMLPTLWTAPRVAREMALEQGVVTPDRDPADTTV; encoded by the coding sequence ATGCCGTCTTCCCCTGCCCGTACCGTCGTGCCCACCGACGGCGAGCCCGCCGCGGACGAGGACGAAGGGGGCCATACGGCGCCCGCCGCGGCTCCCGGAGGCCGCGGACGCGGGCGCACCGACCTTCCGGTGCTCGCCGTCAGCGGCGGGCTGCTCACCGCGTTCGTCCTGTCCGCGCTGATCGCGCCGACGGCCACGGGTGACGCCGTGAACGCCGCCTTCACCTTCGTCGCACGGTGGTTCGGCCCGCTGTGGCAGGTGCTGCTGCTCGCGACGTTCGGCGTCGCGCTGTGGCTGGGTTTCTCGCGGTACGGGAAGGTGCGGCTCGGGGGTGCGGGGGCGCGCCCGGAGTACGGCAGGTTCCAGTGGATCGCCATGATCATGTCGACGCTGCTCGCGGGCGGCGGCGTCTTCTTCGCGGCGGGCGAGCCCGTACAGCACTACGTCAACACGCCCCCCTTCTATGACGGCGTCAAGGGCGGCACCCAGGAGGCGGCCAACGCGGCGCTCTCCCAGAGCTTCGCGCACTGGGGCTTCCTCGCCTGGGCCGTCCTCGGAACGCTCGCCTCGGTCGTGATGATCCGGGGCCAGGAGCGCGGCATGCCGCTGCGCCCTCGGACGCTGCTCTACCCGTTCCTCGGCGAGCGCATCCGGCACTCCCGGCTGGGGGCCGCCGTCGACGTCGTCTGCGTCATCGCCGTGGTGGCCGGAACCGTCGGCCCGATCGGCTTCCTCGGCCTCCAGGTCTCGTACGGGCTCTCCGAGGTGTTCGGCATCTCCGGCGGCTACCCGGTACAGCTCGGCGTCATCGTCCTGCTGACCGTCGTCGCCGTACTCTCCGTCGCCAGTGGCGTCGACCGGGGCATCCAGTTCTTCAGCAAGGCCAACATCTGGCTCGCGGTCGCCCTGATGGCCGTCTTCCTGGTCCTCGGCTCCCTCGGCTTCGTCCTGGACTCGTTCCTGGGCGGCGTCGGCCAGTACGCGCGGGACTTCGTGCCGCTCTCCCTCAACCGGGGCGATCACGCGTGGCTCGGCTCCTGGACGGTCTTCTTCTTCGGCTGGTTCCTCGGCTACGGGCCGCTGATGTCCATCTTCGTGGCCCGCATCTCCAAGGGCCGCACGCTGCGCGACCTCGTGGTCTCCACGGCGATCATCCCTCCGCTGGCCACCATGTTCTGGTTCACGGTCTTCGGCGGCACCGGCATCTTCCTGGAACAGCGCACTCCCGGCTCGATCTCGGGCCCGCTGAAGTCGGTCGGCATGGACGCCGCCGTCATCTCCATGGCGCAGCGCCTCCCGATGGGCGCGGTGGTCGCGGTCGCGCTGCTCCTGCTGACGATCACGTTCGTGGTGACGACCACCGACTCGATGTCGTACAGCATCGCCGCGGCGGGCACGACGTCCGGTGAACCGACGCGCGCGGTACGGGCGTTCTGGGCCCTGCTGATGGGCACGGCGGCCGCGGTGCTGATCCTGGTCGGCGACGGCGGCATCACGGCACTGCAGTCGTTCATCGTGATCACGGCGGTGCCGGTGGGCTTCATCATGCTGCCGACGCTGTGGACGGCGCCCCGGGTGGCGCGGGAGATGGCACTGGAGCAGGGCGTCGTCACACCGGACAGGGACCCGGCGGATACGACCGTCTGA
- a CDS encoding retropepsin-like aspartic protease, with amino-acid sequence MADDRRWGRRSLLRSTAALAGAAATAPLLGGTASALAGSGDADALFKAGEFERAGRAYEEVLRKDPGNLHAARRRGQVGLLGNHFRDAEKYLETAVRLAPDDKDAHYLLGDCYMRQDEFARSVPHWRAAGEEAYAKWFAAFRGEPYQVRGDIARLPWQQTDPAPLLHASVNGGSPRLFTFYTGATNVSLTASAAKEAGLSPVASQQVDVEGGKVWAHYGILDSFALGDIELRNIPVGWSATESGKDVGTAGEGMIGTWVFAHLLTTFDYAGRQLILRRRTPEAARQARATATRAGVEPLPMWLADQYVHSRGSVAGQDGSREGVVGVNFGGSGGESAAVVFGETAERLGIRSDYDRPIGTFAHSHPAVTYPCYPKEIRLGDASAEEIYCETHPQATLAPYGFDVRAAFFHSFHKPYNVTLDFTGMRLYVARGKAV; translated from the coding sequence ATGGCTGACGACAGGAGATGGGGACGGCGCTCGCTGTTACGGAGCACTGCCGCTCTGGCCGGGGCCGCCGCGACCGCACCGCTGCTGGGCGGGACGGCCTCGGCGCTGGCCGGGAGCGGTGACGCGGACGCGCTGTTCAAGGCCGGGGAGTTCGAGCGAGCCGGTCGTGCGTACGAGGAGGTCTTGCGGAAGGATCCCGGGAACCTGCACGCGGCCCGGCGGCGCGGCCAGGTCGGGCTCCTCGGGAACCATTTCCGCGACGCCGAGAAGTACCTCGAGACCGCCGTCCGGCTCGCGCCCGACGACAAGGACGCCCACTACCTCCTGGGCGACTGCTACATGCGACAGGACGAATTCGCCCGGTCCGTGCCGCACTGGCGGGCGGCCGGTGAAGAGGCCTACGCCAAGTGGTTCGCGGCATTTCGTGGCGAGCCCTATCAGGTCCGGGGCGACATCGCGCGGCTGCCGTGGCAGCAGACGGATCCGGCGCCCCTGCTCCACGCCTCGGTCAACGGCGGGTCGCCGCGGCTCTTCACGTTCTACACCGGCGCCACGAACGTGAGTCTGACGGCGTCCGCGGCCAAGGAGGCGGGACTGAGCCCCGTCGCCAGCCAGCAGGTCGACGTCGAGGGCGGGAAGGTCTGGGCGCACTACGGGATCCTGGACTCCTTCGCGCTGGGCGACATCGAACTGCGCAACATCCCCGTCGGCTGGTCGGCGACGGAGTCGGGCAAGGACGTCGGCACTGCCGGCGAGGGCATGATCGGCACGTGGGTCTTCGCCCACCTGCTCACCACGTTCGACTACGCGGGCCGACAGCTGATCCTGCGTCGCCGTACTCCCGAGGCGGCCCGGCAGGCGCGTGCCACTGCCACACGGGCGGGCGTCGAGCCGCTGCCGATGTGGCTGGCCGATCAGTACGTGCACAGCAGGGGCAGCGTCGCCGGACAGGACGGGTCCCGCGAGGGGGTCGTCGGCGTCAACTTCGGTGGGAGCGGCGGCGAGAGCGCCGCGGTCGTCTTCGGGGAGACCGCCGAGCGGTTGGGGATCCGCAGCGACTACGACCGCCCGATCGGGACGTTCGCCCACAGCCACCCGGCCGTCACCTACCCCTGCTACCCGAAGGAGATCCGCCTGGGCGACGCCTCCGCCGAGGAGATCTACTGCGAGACGCACCCCCAGGCCACGCTCGCCCCCTACGGATTCGACGTGCGGGCCGCCTTCTTCCACAGCTTCCACAAGCCCTACAACGTGACCCTCGACTTCACCGGCATGCGTCTCTACGTCGCCCGCGGCAAGGCCGTGTGA
- a CDS encoding snapalysin family zinc-dependent metalloprotease yields the protein MLHLRRLALAGIAAAAALTTAPVAHAASATDTTSAASASAVVTLRFDDSQARGWEAAIAAGVASWNNNVDNVKLVEAPPGTRAEIQIVATTGWPQATIGPVRPGGRGRVELGSQAVSQGYDKTRIAAHEIGHNLGLPDTKPGPCSQLMSGSSAGTACRNAVPDAAEQSRVEAAYANRVAAHTATGAPLVVDAP from the coding sequence ATGCTGCACTTGAGACGGCTGGCCTTGGCCGGCATAGCCGCAGCGGCCGCCCTGACCACGGCACCGGTGGCGCACGCCGCGTCCGCCACCGATACGACCTCGGCGGCGTCCGCGTCCGCCGTGGTGACGCTCCGCTTCGACGACAGCCAGGCCAGGGGCTGGGAGGCGGCGATCGCCGCCGGAGTCGCCTCGTGGAACAACAACGTGGACAACGTCAAACTGGTCGAGGCCCCGCCCGGTACCCGGGCCGAGATCCAGATCGTCGCCACCACCGGCTGGCCCCAGGCCACCATCGGCCCGGTACGCCCCGGCGGCCGAGGCCGCGTCGAACTCGGCAGTCAGGCGGTGAGCCAGGGGTACGACAAGACCCGCATCGCCGCCCATGAGATCGGCCACAACCTGGGCCTGCCGGACACCAAGCCGGGCCCGTGCTCCCAGCTCATGTCGGGCTCGTCGGCAGGCACGGCGTGCAGGAACGCGGTTCCCGACGCGGCCGAGCAGTCCCGCGTCGAGGCCGCCTACGCCAACCGCGTCGCAGCGCACACCGCGACCGGCGCTCCGCTGGTGGTGGACGCGCCATAG
- a CDS encoding GerW family sporulation protein codes for MTSPKNAPLEARTADRASAVLLDQLADKLGGRARGTVVFGEPVVSQDVTVIPVARIGFGFGGNTGQEAGDDGATGVLGGGGEARPLGFIEIRAGRTTYKPIRDPWVNTLAPLTGGLLAGAAIARYLARRARR; via the coding sequence ATGACGTCTCCCAAGAACGCACCGCTGGAAGCGAGGACGGCGGACCGCGCCTCTGCCGTCCTCCTGGACCAACTGGCCGACAAGCTCGGCGGCCGGGCCCGGGGCACCGTGGTGTTCGGCGAACCCGTCGTGAGCCAGGACGTCACCGTGATCCCTGTGGCGCGCATCGGGTTCGGCTTCGGCGGCAACACCGGCCAAGAGGCCGGTGACGACGGCGCGACCGGCGTGCTCGGCGGCGGGGGCGAAGCGAGGCCGCTGGGCTTCATCGAGATCAGAGCGGGCAGGACCACGTACAAGCCCATCCGCGATCCCTGGGTGAACACCCTCGCGCCACTGACGGGCGGCCTCCTGGCCGGGGCCGCGATCGCGCGCTACCTGGCGCGGCGCGCAAGGCGCTGA
- a CDS encoding sensor histidine kinase — protein sequence MDRQPGLSVRLKLTLSYAGFLMLAGALLLVAVGVFLLRQGWLQTNESGAVRVTPGTLFVRSFAPTAAGVMVFLLVFGLLGGWLLAGRMLAPLDRITHATRTAAAGSLSHRIRLPGRKDEFRELADAFDMMLAQLEAHIAEQQRFAANASHELRTPLAISKTLLDVAHTDPDHDTGELIDRLRTVNTRAIDLTEALLLLSRANQRSFTREKVDLSLVAEEVAETLYPFAERHGVTLRTSGDIVSTSGSPALLLQLTTNLVHNAIVHNAPGRGTVWVHTSAHAGAVVLAVENTGEHLTPQLVATLTEPFQRGTERVHTDQAGVGLGLAIVKTITEAHDGTLTLTPRPAGGLRVTVELPPASGG from the coding sequence GTGGACAGGCAGCCCGGCTTGAGCGTGCGTCTCAAACTCACCCTCAGTTACGCGGGATTCCTCATGCTCGCGGGCGCCTTGCTGCTCGTTGCCGTGGGGGTGTTCCTCCTGCGCCAGGGGTGGCTGCAAACCAATGAGTCGGGGGCGGTGCGGGTCACTCCGGGCACCCTCTTCGTCCGCAGTTTCGCCCCGACGGCAGCCGGGGTCATGGTGTTCCTCCTGGTGTTCGGCCTCCTGGGAGGGTGGCTCCTCGCCGGACGCATGCTCGCTCCCCTGGACCGCATCACGCACGCCACCCGCACGGCCGCGGCCGGATCGCTCTCCCACCGGATCAGGTTGCCGGGCCGCAAGGACGAGTTCCGCGAGCTCGCCGACGCCTTCGACATGATGCTCGCGCAGCTCGAAGCGCACATCGCGGAACAGCAGAGGTTCGCCGCCAACGCCTCGCACGAGCTGCGCACCCCGCTCGCGATCTCGAAGACCCTGCTCGATGTGGCCCACACGGACCCGGACCACGACACGGGCGAACTCATCGACCGCCTGCGCACCGTCAACACCCGGGCGATCGACCTCACCGAGGCCCTGCTCCTGCTCAGCCGCGCCAACCAGCGGTCCTTCACCCGCGAGAAGGTCGACCTGTCCCTCGTCGCCGAGGAGGTGGCCGAAACGCTCTACCCGTTCGCGGAGCGGCACGGTGTCACCCTCAGGACGAGCGGCGACATCGTCTCGACGAGCGGTTCGCCCGCGCTCCTGCTGCAACTCACCACGAACCTCGTGCACAACGCGATCGTCCACAACGCGCCGGGCCGGGGCACCGTCTGGGTCCACACGAGCGCCCACGCCGGGGCCGTGGTCCTGGCCGTCGAGAACACCGGTGAGCACCTCACCCCCCAGTTGGTCGCGACCCTCACCGAACCCTTCCAGCGCGGCACCGAGCGCGTCCACACCGACCAGGCGGGCGTCGGCCTGGGCCTGGCCATCGTCAAGACCATCACCGAGGCGCACGACGGAACCCTCACGCTCACCCCCCGCCCGGCCGGTGGGCTCCGCGTCACCGTGGAACTTCCCCCGGCATCAGGAGGGTGA
- a CDS encoding NACHT domain-containing protein yields MDPGVVSARLASSAVAPLVKKLFVSAGAGAGLVDRPVRVSSLVSFSGEKRTLTGRDLVKIATELLRRALGPVSAHERPIAAAEEEPVALALAHTLYRLGELEMDDVQAVQLGAPTLVRALKEAGPDVTRDLSADAAQLHDTLLDNACLHILHFFTQRSTFVARTLVRQSGQLADVIAKTDLLLARTPAPFSKDALFEERYAAHIVNKHGMLTIYGIDLSRSPDQWPLDTAYLSLEADLAHETRQAPIRAEHAFHGRDRVLLRGVAGSGKTTLVQWLAVTAAQQDINVIGSGDSALVPLIRRVPFVLPMRTLTRQHADLPTPEEFLSRTRCPLAAAQPPGWADRVLAAGRGLILVDGTDEAPANVRERARRWLQDLLSTYPGNLWLVTSRPSAVRDRWLAAEQFTELSLAPMRQHDVTSFIHRWHNAARSVSAEEERHLLDAYEVSLNLAVRTKHDLARLATNPLMCGLICALHCDRRGYLPSGRKELYEAALSMLLTRRDLERDMAPPDGIELTEEPKIRLLQRLAYKFILNGKAELDRSHAERIIEQTLPGVPVAAAQGDAFAIFQHLLLRSGLLREPAVGSIDFIHRTFQDYLGAKAAVEEGDMSLLVLRATETQWEDVIRMAVAHARPGECAEFLMDLVRRGDSATSSYRRSQLHLLATAAVEHATELAPRVRAAINERAGALIPPRNLAQANDLAGIGTVALELLPGPDGLTDDEALFTAHTAVLIGGDAAIPVLARYQAHPTPQVRQLLCTAWHRFDAVSYAESVLSGLVGTGVYLEVTGAEELAVLGRMSSPRQVRVAAGFTSSDLVRELRADRLTHLWLPGDQSVTWYWLAAFPRLESLTLGPAEEPIDVSSLAAHPTLRLLRLPQHQLIAGRDSLGDGVIVSRFPHDGEFGHD; encoded by the coding sequence ATGGATCCAGGTGTCGTCTCCGCCCGGCTGGCCTCCAGCGCCGTGGCCCCCTTGGTGAAGAAGCTGTTCGTGAGCGCGGGGGCGGGCGCCGGTCTCGTCGACCGTCCGGTGCGGGTCTCCTCTCTGGTGTCCTTCTCCGGTGAGAAGCGGACGCTGACCGGGCGCGATCTCGTCAAGATCGCCACGGAGCTGCTGCGCAGAGCGCTGGGTCCTGTCAGCGCGCACGAGCGGCCCATCGCCGCGGCCGAGGAAGAGCCCGTCGCGCTGGCCCTGGCCCACACGCTGTATCGCCTGGGCGAGTTGGAGATGGACGACGTCCAGGCCGTTCAGCTCGGCGCGCCCACCCTGGTCCGGGCACTGAAGGAGGCGGGCCCCGATGTCACGCGTGACCTGTCCGCCGACGCGGCGCAGCTGCACGACACGCTGTTGGACAACGCGTGCCTGCACATCCTGCACTTCTTCACGCAGCGGTCGACGTTCGTGGCCCGCACGCTCGTACGACAGAGCGGCCAACTCGCCGACGTGATAGCGAAGACGGATCTACTGCTGGCCAGGACACCGGCGCCGTTCTCCAAGGACGCGCTGTTCGAGGAACGGTACGCGGCTCACATCGTGAACAAGCACGGCATGCTCACGATCTACGGGATCGACCTCTCCCGCTCCCCCGACCAGTGGCCGCTCGACACCGCCTACCTCAGCCTCGAGGCGGACCTCGCCCACGAGACCCGCCAGGCCCCGATCCGGGCGGAGCACGCGTTCCACGGACGTGACCGCGTGCTGCTGCGCGGCGTCGCGGGCTCCGGCAAGACCACCCTGGTGCAGTGGCTCGCGGTCACCGCGGCCCAACAGGACATCAACGTCATCGGCAGTGGCGACTCCGCTCTCGTCCCCCTCATCAGACGCGTGCCGTTCGTGCTGCCCATGCGCACCCTCACCCGCCAGCACGCCGACCTGCCCACCCCGGAGGAGTTCCTCAGCCGGACCCGCTGCCCCCTGGCCGCCGCGCAGCCGCCCGGGTGGGCGGACCGGGTGCTCGCGGCGGGGCGCGGCCTGATCCTGGTCGACGGGACGGACGAGGCGCCCGCCAACGTGCGGGAGCGGGCGCGGCGTTGGCTGCAGGACCTGCTCAGCACCTACCCCGGGAACCTGTGGCTGGTGACCTCCCGCCCGTCGGCCGTGCGCGACCGGTGGCTCGCCGCGGAGCAGTTCACCGAGCTGTCCCTCGCCCCCATGCGCCAGCACGACGTCACGTCGTTCATCCACCGCTGGCACAACGCGGCGCGCAGCGTGAGCGCCGAGGAGGAGCGGCATCTCCTCGACGCGTACGAGGTCTCCCTCAACCTGGCGGTCCGCACCAAGCACGACCTCGCCCGGCTCGCGACCAACCCGCTGATGTGCGGCCTGATCTGCGCGCTGCACTGCGACCGGCGCGGCTATCTGCCCAGCGGCCGCAAGGAGCTCTACGAAGCCGCGCTTTCCATGCTGCTCACCCGGCGCGACCTGGAACGGGACATGGCGCCGCCGGACGGCATCGAACTCACCGAGGAACCCAAGATCCGTCTGCTGCAGCGCCTCGCCTACAAGTTCATCCTGAACGGCAAGGCCGAGCTGGACCGCAGTCACGCGGAGCGGATCATCGAACAGACCCTGCCCGGCGTCCCCGTGGCCGCGGCCCAGGGCGACGCGTTCGCCATCTTCCAGCACCTGCTGCTGCGCAGCGGTCTCCTGCGGGAACCCGCCGTCGGCAGCATCGACTTCATCCACCGCACCTTTCAGGACTACCTGGGGGCCAAGGCCGCCGTCGAAGAGGGCGACATGTCCCTCCTGGTGCTGCGGGCCACCGAAACGCAGTGGGAGGACGTCATCCGTATGGCGGTCGCCCATGCCCGGCCCGGGGAATGCGCCGAGTTCCTGATGGACCTGGTACGGCGGGGCGACAGTGCCACTTCCTCGTACCGCAGGAGTCAGCTGCACCTCCTGGCGACGGCCGCCGTCGAACACGCCACGGAGCTCGCGCCGCGGGTGCGGGCCGCGATCAACGAGCGGGCCGGCGCCCTCATCCCGCCCAGGAACCTGGCGCAGGCGAACGATCTCGCCGGTATCGGCACCGTCGCGCTCGAGCTCCTGCCCGGCCCGGACGGGCTGACGGACGACGAGGCCCTGTTCACCGCGCACACCGCCGTGCTCATCGGTGGCGACGCGGCGATTCCGGTGCTCGCCCGCTACCAGGCCCACCCCACACCCCAGGTCAGACAACTGCTGTGCACCGCGTGGCACCGCTTCGACGCGGTCTCCTACGCGGAGAGCGTGCTCTCTGGGCTGGTCGGCACCGGCGTGTACCTGGAGGTCACCGGTGCCGAGGAGCTGGCCGTCCTGGGCCGGATGAGCAGTCCGCGGCAGGTCAGGGTGGCCGCGGGCTTCACCTCCAGCGATCTCGTACGGGAGTTGCGGGCCGACCGCCTGACCCACCTGTGGTTACCGGGCGACCAGTCCGTCACCTGGTACTGGCTCGCGGCCTTCCCGCGACTGGAATCGCTCACCTTGGGCCCGGCCGAGGAGCCGATCGACGTCTCCTCGCTGGCGGCACACCCCACCCTGCGGCTCCTGCGCCTACCGCAGCACCAGCTCATAGCGGGCCGGGACTCACTGGGCGACGGCGTGATCGTGTCCCGCTTCCCGCACGACGGAGAGTTCGGTCACGACTAG
- a CDS encoding response regulator transcription factor has product MRVLIVEDEPYLAEAVRDGLRLEAIAADIAGDGDTALELLSVNVYDIAVLDRDVPGRSGDEIAAHIVASGSGMPILMLTAADRLDDKASGFELGADDYLTKPFDLRELVLRLRALDRRRAHIRPPVREFAGLRVDPFRREVYRGDRYIALTRKQFAVLEVLASAEGGVVSAEELLERAWDENADPFTNAVRITVSALRKRLGEPSIIATVPGAGYRIAPPPQPGRPGADRE; this is encoded by the coding sequence ATGCGTGTGCTGATCGTCGAGGACGAGCCCTATCTCGCAGAAGCCGTCCGCGACGGCCTGCGCCTGGAAGCCATCGCGGCCGACATCGCGGGCGACGGTGACACCGCCCTGGAACTCCTGAGCGTCAACGTCTACGACATCGCCGTCCTCGACCGCGACGTCCCCGGCCGGTCCGGTGACGAGATCGCCGCGCACATCGTCGCCTCCGGCAGCGGCATGCCGATCCTCATGCTCACCGCGGCCGACCGTCTCGACGACAAGGCATCCGGGTTCGAACTCGGTGCCGACGATTACCTCACCAAGCCGTTCGACCTGCGCGAGCTCGTGCTCAGGCTCAGAGCGCTCGATCGCCGACGCGCCCACATCAGACCCCCCGTCCGGGAGTTCGCGGGGCTGCGGGTGGATCCCTTCCGCAGGGAGGTCTACCGGGGCGACCGCTACATCGCGCTCACCCGGAAGCAGTTCGCCGTGCTCGAAGTCCTCGCCTCGGCCGAAGGCGGTGTCGTCAGCGCCGAGGAGCTCCTGGAACGCGCGTGGGACGAGAACGCGGATCCGTTCACCAACGCCGTACGCATCACCGTCTCCGCCCTGCGAAAAAGGCTCGGCGAACCCTCGATCATCGCCACCGTGCCGGGCGCCGGATACCGCATCGCCCCGCCGCCGCAGCCGGGGCGTCCGGGAGCGGACCGCGAGTAG